The genomic interval GATGAAGTCATTCAATTTTCCGATGCTACAGGGGATAGTTTAAAGCTAGCACAAGTTGCTGCAGAAAACACAGAAGCAGAGTATATTGTCTTTTGCGGTGTTCATTTTATGGCAGAAACAGCGGATATTTTAACAACAGAGAAGCAGAAAGTCTATTTGCCAGATATGCGAGCAGGTTGTTCCATGGCTGATATGGCCGATATTTATCAGACAAATCGAGCTTGGACAAAGCTTCAGGAATTGTTTGGCGACACGATTATTCCGCTTACCTATGTCAATTCAACAGCAGCTATTAAAGCATTCGTCGGAGAAAATGGAGGAGCAACCGTAACCTCCTCCAATGCTGAAAAAATGGTATCTTGGGCTTTTACACAAAAGGAAAGATTACTATTTTTACCTGATCAGCATCTAGGCAGAAATACAGCCTATAATTTAGGGGTTCCTTTAGAAAAAATGGCGATTTGGGATCCAATCAAAAATGAACTTGTCTATGAAGGACCAATGGAAGAAGTGAAAGTAATCCTTTGGAAGGGGCATTGCTCCGTCCACGAGAACTTTACCGTTAAAAATGTGGAGCAAGTAAGAAAACAATATCCACATATGAAAATCATTGTCCATCCTGAGTGCAGCAGAGAAGTCGTAGCAGCATCTGATTTAGCTGGTTCAACAAACTATATTATTGATGTAATCGAAAAGGCAGAGCCAGGAAGTGCTTTTGCCATCGGTACGGAAATGAACTTAGTCAATCGGATTATAAAAGAACACCAAGATAAAGAAATCATCTCCCTCAATCCCTATATGTGTGCTTGTTTAACAATGAACCGGATTGATTTGCCTCATTTTGTATGGTGCTTAGAATCCATCGAAGAGGATTTTGAAAGCAATCGAATTATTGTCGAAGAGCCAATTGCCTCGAATGCAAAATTGGCATTGGATAGAATGTTGGAATTATCCTAATTTTTCATAGGGAAAAACTGCTTTGTAGAATCAAGGCAGTTTTTTTGTGCTTGAATTTTGTTGTTAAAAATTATTACTATTATAAACTCGCTAAGTACAGCACGTTTGAGATTAATAGTTTAAACTGAATATTTATTCAAGAATGAATTTTCAAACAGAAGATAATGACAACCGTTCTGTCTTCCTTTAAAATAAAGGTAATATATGGAGACTTACAAGAAAGGCGGAACATGCCCTGAATTTACGTCGTAAACAATGGAAAAAACAAATAAATATACAAGATAATATAGATGAATGGTATTTACTAGCATTCTTATTAACTGGAGATAGTGGACTAGCAGAACGATTGTTAGACCGAACGATAGAGCAAGTGAGGGATAAGTGGTCCTTTCCGTCATCTGCTCGTTTTTATCTAAAACCAATAATCAAGGACTATATAAAATATTACCGCAATAAGGAGATTATCTATAAATCCTTGGATTCTAGTATTCTATTAACTCGACTAGGTTTACTTGACGAACAAGCTCGGCTTGCTTTTTTACTAAAGTATTACTACGGTTTTTCTTATAAAAAAATAGCGCAATATCTACCGATTTCAGAAAGAAAAGCGAAACAAGTAATTTATTCTTCCCTTATTATATATACCAATAATGGCAAATTAGTTCCCATTCATCATATAGAGGATGTAATCAAAAAAGAGGTTAGTATACTAAAAAGTTCGTTACAGCTTAATCAAGTTACAGAAAAGAAAACC from Niallia sp. FSL W8-0635 carries:
- the nadA gene encoding quinolinate synthase NadA, with the translated sequence MNILEGLQASNTIPEKYLAMTNTELEERVASIRQRLGKKLFIPGHHYQKDEVIQFSDATGDSLKLAQVAAENTEAEYIVFCGVHFMAETADILTTEKQKVYLPDMRAGCSMADMADIYQTNRAWTKLQELFGDTIIPLTYVNSTAAIKAFVGENGGATVTSSNAEKMVSWAFTQKERLLFLPDQHLGRNTAYNLGVPLEKMAIWDPIKNELVYEGPMEEVKVILWKGHCSVHENFTVKNVEQVRKQYPHMKIIVHPECSREVVAASDLAGSTNYIIDVIEKAEPGSAFAIGTEMNLVNRIIKEHQDKEIISLNPYMCACLTMNRIDLPHFVWCLESIEEDFESNRIIVEEPIASNAKLALDRMLELS